The following is a genomic window from Babesia bovis T2Bo chromosome 4 map unlocalized Chr4_1, whole genome shotgun sequence.
TAATGTGATACACACCACACCCAAGATCATGACTTGGATTCCTTATGCTTACGAGAGCTAACGTGATTAGTAAAAGCCTTCTTACAAGCAGCACGACGTATTTCGCGACGACGCTTAGCACGGTCATTGCCATAAGCCTTTAACAGCGACATCTTCTCAGGATTTAAGGTTACCTGGAAAAAACGACGGCGCTTGTCAACCTTGCTAATGACCACACGGACTACAGAACCGTTACGTAGATCTATATCCTGACGCTTAGCCTCAGATACCTCCTCGGGATCCAATGTTGTTTGTAAGTCATTGTAAAACCTAATCGTCACCTTATCACCCGAATGCTGAGAAACACGAGAAACATAACCCAAAACCTCATTACCCTTAACAACTTGATCCAGATTTATTAACGGATTCAAGTCCTTACGTAGAATACGTTTAGCAGTTAAGAGTAATATGTTATGAACATGGTCAAAACGAAGCACACGGACCTTGATGGTACCACCAACAGAATAACGGTCAGGAATAGTGTCCAAAGGAACATCAGTCAAATGCTCAAGGGATACCCTACCATGAACCAACGTAGATAAACGAACTGTTATACCAAAAGATCCAATGTGAGCTATCACACCCTTCAACAACGAACCACCAGATAAATGAAATGGCGATAACACAGACTCACCCTGCAAGGATTCACGAGTACTTAATCGAACAAAACGAGTCAAAAAGTCATATCCAAACTCAACGCACGAATGGATACTGCCTAAAGTAAACTTCATAGCAAGCTGAGCGTCCGATGATACAACAGAATGTGGACCATCACCTTTGTCATCACATAACTGAGATGATTCACAAAAACCGAGCTCAGTATCAGAAAAGACTAGAGATTCTGGAGAATAACCTGAATCCAGCTCTTCCTGTGTTTGGATCCTATATAGACTAAAGATAATACCATGGCCTGGTATGCCACGCAATACCTTGCAATAAGTCTTTAGAGAGGGAGTTACAAGCCTATGTCTGTGGCCCTTGGGACTGGTCCATTTGGTAACGTGAGATAATAGAGATACGTACACAGTCTTGTTCCAATGGTTAACGTAGATTACACGAGCTATAACAATGTCCTCCAAACCCAAAATTTCCTGCGATGAGTCATCCAGCTCTTCAACACGTTTGCCACGGCGCTTCTTAGTGGCTTTGCCAGTGGTATCCACGTTCTGCTGTCCCgtggaagaagaaggatTGCAATAATCAACAACTGAATGCAGTGCCGGAACTATAGCACTTAAACCATTCAAACACTTCAAATCAAAGCCATAGTTACAATGCGATAATGATCCACCACCCAAAGATGATGCAGCAATGTGAATGTCAGATATCTCACCAGATAACAGTAAACCAGGACGAACACTAAGCAGTGGGATGGAACAATCTAACGGCATAGGGTACTCGTAACTCCAGGGCCAGCGACATGTTGCAAATTGGCGAGATTCATTCACAGATTCCACAACGACATATACAGTAGAATATAGTGGTAAATTGGTGAGAAGTTCCCTGAAGGTGTCCTTGGGAGGTTCTCTTTTGGTTAACCCGGTCTCAAGGACTGGGCTATCGTTGTCTAGAGGTGGATTGTCATTTTCAGTTTTTTCCACATCGTCGTACCTAACGAAACCACCAATGCTACTGGAGTCACCCAAGTGGAAACCTAATATAATACCGTGGTCCTCATGAGCACGAACTGATGCTGGtaataacataccagtAGTAAGAGCACCAGATGATAAACCCTTGTTTATAACCGATGGGCGCATACTAAGTAACACAAAATGACGCTTCACCTCAAGAACCGAACAGACAACACGAGAACCTACAGATACACAACCAGAAAGTATAGTATCAGGACGCTGACGAGCTGATTCCGGTATGTCAACACCATCAGAAGCACGAACAAAGCCTACTAAACCACCAGGAAGATGAATACGTAAACCACTAGGCGCTATAACAGCAACACTACCCAAAAGAAGAGAACCAGCCTCTAGCTTATCATAAGTAGGCAATCTGCCACGCTGAAATAATTTACCAGATTTCAGAGAACGATTACTAGTAGTAGGAACCTTGAAACTGAATGTGTTGCTTTTATCCTCAGATGAACGATCACGACGCTTAGGTTGGCCTAAGGACTCCAGAACCACCTCACTGGAACGAGGGAAGTCTTCCTCAACatccattatatattactgttgcaaaatataaatgcgATAATAAATATTATTAGGGAATGACGCTAGTGAATATGGTGAaattattaaatatatataactaatCTCTACGTAGTTGCCCGCCTACACGTAGAAACATAAAAATTAATACAAATTACAAAACATACACTACCCAATACTACATttataaacaatatttACCACATGTGTAagataatataacaaaatggTAAATGATTAAAAGTGGAATTTCGCCCATGTATAAGCAATGGACGCATAAAAAGTGCTTCTAGGTAATAATACACAAAACGCAATGTGATAACAATGCATTTATTGAATAGgttatatgtataaataACACAGCCCACTATCCGGTGATAAAACAGATGTCTAGAGACAGACCTGTGAACATAGAATTCTAGTATACCAAACAATAGTATAGAATATAACCCATAAGGTGTACATTATCTAGATGATTTCAAAAGGATATTATAATCCAGAGTAATAGgtgtttatattaatgCCACCAAAATGGTGATATCAATGGTGTGGAGCAATATGCAATAAATCACACATCTAGAGCCATTGCGCAGCCCAATCAATGGGAAATAATAACTGTGGTACAAATGATAATGATTGGTGATATTATTGTCAGTTTTAATGTCTGAAGAGAGACAGCCAACAAGGTAATGTGAAGCCCTCCCCATTTAATCACCCAACCTCAGCCAACACCCTGAAAAACGAAGCGAGATTCCTATACATTTTTACGTCGTAAAACGACGACCATAAGTTTTGTGCCGGGGGAAACTACCGGACTTGTAACTTGTGGACCTAATTAACGTACAGGCCCGGCATTCGTCCCCGACGCAACGCTTAATACAGACACTGACCTATTACAACATAGGGAACTAACGAATCGCGATAAAACAAAGCACACGCTGCTCAAAAGTCTTGAGTGTACATGAAAACCAAGACGGCAGATACCTAACGGTGCACATTTTAACAAGTAGGACCAATTTTTATCCATCGGGAAAGAGACATATACCACTAGATCATCCCTGAATGAAACGTTAAAGCAATTCACAATGCATAACTTTCAAAAACCTGAAAATGCCCTCAAAAGGGCGGCCGAATTGAGAGCTGTCGGCCAAAGTGAAGAAGCATTGCAGACACTACACTCAGCTATCGGACATCGATCATTCAAATTACAAGGATGGGACATGGTACAAGAACAAATCATGATGGAGTACGTAGCACTATGTATCTCACAAGATAAACTACGCATGGCCAGAGATGGATTACACCAATACAGACTAGTGGCACAGCACGCAAACGCTACATCACTGGGCAAGGTTGTGGTCGAGCTTCTAGACCACGCTGAAGAACGACTTAGACGATTCAAAGCCGATATTGCAGCTGATGCCACTAAAGCAGAAAACCTGGAAAAAACACAAATTAGTGCAGGATTTGATGCTGAATATGGTGAGGCACCCGAGGAAATCATGGCGTTCACACTGCAACTAGAAGTGCGCGATGCAACAGCACGACAACTTCAAAATGTATACAGATTCTTATGGGAAACGTATAAAATGATCTTGGATATTATGAGAGCAACGCCAAAGCTAGAAAGAGTGTATCACGATACCGCACGAAAAGCTATACAGTTCTGCAAAGAAAATGGAAGGCTATCAGAATTTAAAAGGTTGTGCGAAGTGCTGCGAGCACATAACGCATTCCTCATGAAGGTTAAACATAAACCCGAAATGGAATGTATGCTTAAACCGGAATTACACATAGAAACGAGAATTAATCAACTCGTTGCAGCATGTGATATGTCACTTTGGAAAGAAGCATTCAACACAGTGGAAGACCTATACATGTTAGGAATAAGAGACTATATCGCCAAAACATTCCAGGGATCTGTTTCAGTACTTGGACAGCAAAGAGAAAAACTGCTCAAATGGCTTGCAATATTCTACGAAAAACTTGCTCTCATATTCCTAGTTGCCGATCTGCATCTCTTCCACGCACTTGCCGTACTGAGGTACGTTATGCACATTCGCATGTACAAGAAAAAGGTTGCACCTGAAGATGTACAATACATGTGCTCCAAAGCAGTTATGGCAGTACTAGCTGTACCCGAACATAGCAAAAATGAGTCAGAAACCGGTGATTTGATGTCGTCACTATCCACTTCTGTATATGAAATGCAAAAGAGGATGGCGTCATTACTAGGTTATAACACAATACCCACGAAAGAATCCCTGCATTACGCACTCACCATGAAGAATATACTACCCATGGCCGATGAAAATACTAAGAAACTATATGATCTCATGCAAGGAAAGGGGACTGTATCTATGCAACTTTGCAAACAAGTGTTGCCACTGCTAAAGGAAACTGAAGAACCCGCATCGGCAGCAACAAGTACACCAACAACAAATCTGCTATACAAGGCCGAGAGGCAGGTGCCTAACCCAGTAGTGGTCAAGTTCTTCGACAAACTGTCTAACTACTATCCAATGATCAAGGCAGTGATATACCATAAAGTGCTGAATAGTATATCAAATGTCTATGCTACAATGACTATTGATTTCTTCGTAAAAGCCATATGCCCGGAGGAGTTCTACCCGTGGAACGTGGCTGAAAAGTCTATCGCAGACTTGGTACAACGTGGATTGTGCCATATTAGGCTAGATTACTCTAACGGAGTTCTGTATTTTAACGCATCCAAAGGAACAGTGGACTCAATAGCCGCAGTAAGGCATCACCTTACGAATCTGGGACGCAACTTGTATCACGCAATGAGGATTATCGACCCTAACTACACAAAGAATACCGAAGATCGCCATCTACAGATGCTCTCCATGAAAAACAATATCGAAAAGGAACGACAGAAGCTAATGAAACGCACTTCTGAGATATACCAACGTAGACAAGAACACCAAGAGGAAATGCTAAGAGCTGAAGAAGAACGTAAGAGACAGGAGATTGAACAGAAGATACTAGAAGAACGCGCTGAAAAGGAACGTCGGGAAGAAGTACTCAGACAAATGGAAAACCAACGCAAGAAGGATGAaaagatgaagatgaaaaTGGAAACTGCACAACAAATGCTGGAAGCTATTAGAAAACTTGGTGGAGGACAAGCATCTAAGATTGTTATTAAAGGAAAGACACTTGCGGAAATCAATGTGGAAGATGTTATGGACGGCTTTGTGGATTTCGATGATGTAGAAAAGGCACAAGAGGAACTGAAATTAAAGGAAAGACAGGAAATCGCAAAACAACGCAGAGCAGAAATCAAACGATTGGACCACTACGTTAGAGCACTTAGGGAACACCAACAAGAATTATACGAAAGTTGGAAGAAACAAGTACTAGAGGAAGATACCAAGAAGCTGTTGGAGATACAACAAAAACGTGAGGCTATGTGGAAAGCAGATACAGAAATCTTAAAGGAACAAAAGAACGCACTGATAGAAGCGATACCGGAAAAGGAAAAGTGGATCAACGATACCATGGCAAGACGACAGGCAATATACGATGCTGAAATCGAAGAACAACGCAAACGCTTCACTGAAATACTGATCAAAGATAAAATACAAAGAGCACGTGAAAGAAGAGATTATGAATTGCGCAGGCAAAAGGAGTTAGAAGAAGAAAGGATACGTGAAGAAGAACGTATGCGCCGTGAAATGGAAGAAAAACGAAAACAAGAGGAAGAAGCAGAAAGAAAACGCAAACTAATGGAAATCGCTGAAAAACAAAGAGCTAAAGAACTGGAGATACAACGTAGATTGGATGAACAGGCTGCCAGAAAATCAAGGACATTAACCACAGCACCGGTACCGGAAATCAGGCGTCCGGAACCAAGAGGAAAGACACAAGTTAGCGAAGAACCAGAAATGTGGAGATCTGATTCGAAGAAATCTGATACAACAGCCAAAACAGGATCGACCTTCGACAGCGATAAATCGCGCAAATACAAAGCGTTCCCACAGAGAACACGCGAGTCAACAGCAAAACAATCAGATGACTACGACTCGTGGAGACGATGAGCTGCACACAAGCTCAAAATAATACCCTAATAATTATAGCTAAATACGTATCTACATGTGCAAATTCTATGGTACCATAGAATACCAGATCCGGGTGATCTGAACTTTGATGTACACAGCTGGTGGCCACAcattataaataaaataacGCACAACATTTATCGCAAGGCAACGCCGCTTGATAAAAATCACACAACGTGATTGATCTagattacacattaaaaAAGAAAGTAGCAAAATTCACAATCATGGAGAGCGACGCGACTGCTAAAATACGCCCAGAAACTGTTGTAAAACATGTAGATATGGATGAACCTACAAAGAAATTTGCCCTAGAACTAGCGTCTGATGCAATAGAAAAGTTTAAAATCGAAAAAGACATTGCAGCATACATGAAAAGGGAATTTGATAAACGATTCGATCCCACATGGCACTGTGTAGTAGGAAGAAACTTTGGATCATACGTAACACATGAAAAACATTGCTTCATCTACTTCTACATAGGTAGCATCGCCATACTACTATTCAAAAATGGATAAAACATAAGGACGTcttcattgttatatcatCAAGTTAACGCGCAGCAGATATACGCCGCGCCATGAGATATATGCGCATGTCAAGATCCAAATCTGCAATAACCTGCTTGTCAGCAGTTAAAGACATCAATAAACCGCCAAAGGATGCGTAAATCGTCCTATGAAACGTGGATATTTTTAAAGGAACGACATACCTGGTCTCAGAAGATACGTCCTCAAATTTAAAAATCTTACCATACATGGCATATTCATAGTCACGCATAAGTGATGGTAAATCGCTGTAGTCGCTCAAGTTAACGTCAGAACCACTCGGAAGAAGGTTGTTCGTCATCAGAATGTGCAACATCTGAACCACATTGGTGAACAAATATTAATTTTAGTTAATCatttaaaacatatataaccaacCGATTTAACCGTTACCGGGAAAATGTCACTGTTAATGTCCAATAGCAATTCAGCATCGAATCCAGTGCTCTTAGCCGTTATACGTGAAACACGCTCGAATTTAGAATTGTCAATAGACCGAACAACAAAACGGTCCTCAAATACACAAGTTGCAGAAGACATTGTAGTTAATAATAATCAAAGGTTACTGCGATAAAGGAAAAAAGTGTTGCGAAAGGCACACACTAGACCCGTATTATAAAACTTCTATGGAATCATTAAATAACTGgaatattttaataaataatCTATATGTGCGATATTTTATGTTCATACCTCGGGCTGTGGAATCAGTATAAAAGCCCACGTTCACATGGCGGGAATTTATAAAGTAAATATTACCTAGAATCTACACAATGTAACTGTTTCACCCTTTAGTGATTATATTAATTTCAAGTGACTTCATTAAGTGGTTTCATCAATTTTGATATCTATACTTGCTGCTTAGAAAGCATCATCTGAAGAACCGGCCTCCTCACTGTCATCAAAGGAGCCGAAGTCCATTTCGTCCTCAGTGTCCCACTGCTTGCTGGGCTCCATCTTGAGCTTGCCGTAGATGTTGTCGAAGATGCTCTTACCAATGGGCCTGACGAGCATACCGTAAACAGTAGGAGTGGTGACTGGGGGCTTAACAGCGTCAGCGATCCAGTTCTCAAAGATGGGAACCAAGTGCTTAAGCATAGCCATAACAGCAGTCTTGACGATCTTCTTGATGTTCTCGTTAACACCGTTCTGGAGGAAAACGGGGTGGGTCTCGTTGGCCTCAACCAATGCCCTCTCAATGTCAGAAACAATGAGCTCAATAAGGTCGTCAACCTTCTGGGCCATGTCAGCCTTGATCAACTCACGGAACTCTGTAAAATCAATGAGTGGGTTCCAcaaagttatatatatcatgataGAGGGTGTAATTCCCGATCAATCTTAAGTCGGATACCATCCTAGAATGGATAGTTAACGTTAATCCGAAACTAGATCAATCCAATTAAACTTACTCTCAACCTGAGCAGTGGTGACATTGACGCTGTGACCAGCTGCCCTCTGGCTAAGGTGGTTCTTAGAAGTGTTGAAAGCCGAAGCGAACTTGGCGAAAAGAACGAAAGCAACAGCAATGAACTTCATTTTGGATGTGTAACAGATTGATGTGTGTGATCAAACCGATTTTTAGTTTAATAAAGAGATTCCACAACGATTTTAGTGTAGAATACTACAAGAATTAAATATTAGACTACGCACAACCTTTCGTTGGCAAATAAAAGTCTTCTATGAAGATGAACAAAGTAAATGTAGTGACACAAGAAGCACTGGGGAAGCTGCATGGAGCACCTACAACGAAGAATGCGACGTTGGAATCTTGGTGCACGGAATTCCAGGCAAACAGGGTGCGCATACATATTCGTGACAGATACATACACATACGTTTCACTCATAAAAGCCGTTTAATTactattatatatagcatatacACATCCTTTCATTAGGACAAATGTTTAAATAAAGGTGCACCTTATGGCCCCGTTCGATAAACGCTATTCCGAAACATATAGCAGCTGTGTAACATAAATCTTCCATGACCTAGGACTACGTAATATTACTAATTGAattgtatatgttacaagAATAGTGGTTCTTATATTATCAGGCTTTTCGCCCTTTATTCTTCCGCCGTAT
Proteins encoded in this region:
- a CDS encoding putative Dynein light chain 1 cytoplasmic — protein: MESDATAKIRPETVVKHVDMDEPTKKFALELASDAIEKFKIEKDIAAYMKREFDKRFDPTWHCVVGRNFGSYVTHEKHCFIYFYIGSIAILLFKNG
- a CDS encoding RNA polymerase Rpb8 family protein; this translates as MSSATCVFEDRFVVRSIDNSKFERVSRITAKSTGFDAELLLDINSDIFPVTVKSMLHILMTNNLLPSGSDVNLSDYSDLPSLMRDYEYAMYGKIFKFEDVSSETRTIYASFGGLLMSLTADKQVIADLDLDMRIYLMARRISAAR